In the genome of Nocardia sp. NBC_00416, one region contains:
- a CDS encoding DNA sulfur modification protein DndB, which translates to MTTNVMGIQEHDGLDIALEAASKDAAASGARVFPCTVFEQGKRTMISTSFPFSFLARQVVAESVQKGGDPSNKTNRPLMADHVKTINAYVRENPDDYILPPVTLNARELPALHIPRGNMKNRLGFMVIDDNVVFNVTDGQHRIAAIKGMGSGRSSVPGLVDLNAGFEAHSLAVLIVVESDIRRIHQDFADAAQTKAIPSSLLAVYNTREPINGVLADIIDGTRLFRGRIDSTSSALPKASNAVFLLNQVRQFVKELMFADYALSEVSVGKQSSQIIGEKAARDEFVADAVALIETLSEHMDPWREICELPTTGGPANRVADFRTHYINMTATGLNVIGRVAYEIRKSPDLELRQREYQRLASEIDWRRQATIWQGNIVTADGKVVTNRQPVRTAADKVKAQLGLPPPVVVTNADVPRIYSRRRETRNRVGAQ; encoded by the coding sequence ATGACCACGAACGTTATGGGAATCCAGGAACACGACGGGCTCGACATCGCGCTCGAAGCCGCCTCGAAGGACGCGGCCGCGTCCGGGGCCCGGGTATTCCCGTGCACCGTGTTCGAACAAGGGAAGCGGACGATGATCTCGACCTCGTTCCCCTTCTCGTTCCTCGCCCGTCAGGTCGTCGCGGAATCCGTGCAGAAAGGCGGCGATCCCAGCAACAAGACCAACCGCCCCCTGATGGCCGATCATGTGAAGACGATCAACGCCTATGTGCGGGAGAACCCCGATGATTACATACTGCCACCGGTCACCCTCAATGCCCGCGAACTGCCCGCGCTGCACATCCCACGTGGAAATATGAAGAATCGCTTGGGGTTCATGGTGATCGACGACAACGTCGTCTTCAATGTCACGGATGGACAGCATCGGATCGCCGCGATCAAGGGTATGGGTTCGGGACGGTCCTCGGTGCCTGGGCTCGTCGATTTGAATGCGGGTTTCGAGGCGCACAGTCTTGCGGTGCTGATCGTCGTCGAATCGGACATTCGCCGCATCCACCAGGACTTTGCGGATGCCGCACAGACCAAGGCAATCCCTTCCAGCCTGCTGGCGGTGTACAACACGCGCGAACCGATCAACGGCGTCCTCGCCGATATCATCGACGGCACCCGCCTCTTCCGTGGCCGCATCGATTCGACCTCCTCGGCGCTGCCGAAGGCGTCGAATGCGGTGTTCCTGCTGAACCAGGTCCGGCAGTTCGTCAAGGAACTGATGTTCGCCGACTATGCGTTGTCGGAGGTCTCGGTGGGCAAGCAGAGTAGCCAGATCATCGGCGAGAAGGCGGCCCGGGACGAATTCGTCGCGGATGCAGTCGCTTTGATCGAGACTCTGTCCGAACACATGGACCCGTGGCGTGAGATCTGCGAGTTGCCCACCACCGGCGGTCCGGCAAACCGCGTCGCGGACTTCCGAACGCATTACATCAACATGACCGCCACCGGCCTCAATGTGATCGGCCGGGTCGCCTACGAGATCCGGAAGAGCCCTGATCTGGAATTGCGCCAGCGGGAATACCAGAGGCTCGCCTCCGAAATCGATTGGCGGCGCCAGGCAACGATCTGGCAGGGCAACATCGTCACCGCGGACGGCAAAGTCGTGACCAACCGTCAGCCGGTCCGTACTGCCGCCGACAAGGTGAAGGCTCAGCTCGGGCTGCCCCCCCCAGTCGTAGTAACCAACGCCGACGTCCCGCGGATATACAGTCGCCGACGCGAAACACGTAATCGGGTCGGTGCCCAATGA
- the rmuC gene encoding DNA recombination protein RmuC, producing the protein MTTTVSIVTALVGAVLFAAVGYLIAGARHGRRRAENETARTLAEEQSRAAGRRADDLRAERNRATERAERLERENATMTAGRQGLDEQLGQLRSELSSTRAELHRAEGEVERLRAELASAGPAADETRRALRDSEQRATALHAVEEQLRVRIQEMDNELTALRTEIRSLREDSTTQQALRKQIEEMSEQNLQMQKEAFEALGNQLLTRSQETLVSAAESKLAAISKPVHEGLAQMGRQLKDFEVSRTSIESRLQQEIKGLAEESVRNRMQTSTLVQALKRPQTRGQWGEMQLKRAVELAGMVEHCDFDLQVTVVGEESAQRPDMVIRMAGGKDAIVDSKVPMEAFVAATEAADEDEAQRLWIEHGKQLRKHVDALSGKGYHAKFERSPEFVILFVPSESFLAPALEHHRDLLEHAAAKQVLIATPVTLIAALRAIAFGWKQEALHANMREIQELGTLIYNRLATMGKHLETLGTALDSSVKAYNDAVGSMESRVLVTARKFQDLKLVEKDLPELRQSDRLTRSFRSPELIESAATDHMQN; encoded by the coding sequence ATGACCACCACCGTTTCGATCGTTACCGCTTTGGTCGGCGCCGTCCTGTTCGCCGCCGTCGGATACCTGATCGCCGGCGCCCGGCACGGTAGACGGCGAGCCGAAAACGAGACGGCGCGAACGCTTGCCGAAGAGCAGAGTCGTGCAGCCGGACGTCGCGCCGACGATCTGCGCGCCGAACGCAACCGCGCCACCGAACGCGCGGAGCGGTTGGAGCGTGAGAACGCAACGATGACCGCCGGGCGCCAGGGCCTCGACGAGCAGCTCGGCCAGTTGCGGTCCGAGTTGAGTTCCACGCGCGCCGAACTGCATCGCGCGGAAGGGGAAGTCGAACGTTTGCGCGCCGAACTCGCATCGGCTGGGCCCGCCGCGGACGAAACCCGGCGTGCTTTGCGCGATTCCGAGCAGCGGGCGACAGCCCTGCACGCCGTCGAGGAACAGCTGCGGGTGCGGATCCAGGAGATGGACAACGAACTCACCGCCTTGCGTACGGAAATCCGTTCCCTCCGAGAAGATTCCACAACACAGCAGGCGCTCCGGAAGCAGATCGAGGAGATGAGCGAGCAGAACCTGCAGATGCAGAAGGAAGCATTCGAGGCCCTGGGTAATCAGCTGCTGACGCGTTCGCAGGAAACGCTGGTCTCCGCCGCCGAGTCCAAGCTGGCTGCGATCAGCAAACCGGTACACGAAGGGTTGGCCCAGATGGGTCGTCAGCTCAAGGATTTCGAAGTCAGCCGGACTTCGATCGAATCGCGATTGCAGCAAGAGATCAAAGGCCTGGCCGAGGAAAGTGTTCGCAACCGGATGCAGACCAGCACCCTGGTGCAGGCGCTGAAGCGGCCGCAGACCCGCGGACAGTGGGGCGAGATGCAACTCAAGCGCGCGGTCGAATTGGCGGGCATGGTCGAACACTGCGATTTCGACCTTCAGGTGACGGTTGTGGGCGAGGAATCCGCACAGCGTCCCGATATGGTGATCAGGATGGCCGGCGGCAAGGACGCGATCGTGGATTCGAAGGTGCCGATGGAGGCGTTCGTCGCCGCTACCGAGGCCGCCGACGAGGACGAAGCGCAGCGGTTGTGGATCGAGCACGGAAAACAGCTGCGGAAACATGTGGACGCGTTGTCCGGGAAGGGCTATCACGCGAAGTTCGAGCGTTCGCCCGAGTTCGTGATCCTGTTCGTGCCGAGTGAGTCCTTCCTGGCACCTGCGCTCGAGCACCACCGGGATCTCCTCGAACATGCTGCCGCCAAGCAGGTGCTCATCGCCACTCCGGTGACGCTGATCGCAGCCCTGCGGGCGATCGCATTCGGCTGGAAGCAGGAGGCATTGCACGCGAATATGCGCGAGATCCAGGAACTCGGCACGTTGATCTACAACCGTCTGGCGACGATGGGTAAGCACCTGGAGACCCTCGGCACTGCTCTCGACAGTTCCGTGAAGGCATACAACGACGCAGTCGGCTCGATGGAGAGCAGGGTCCTGGTGACTGCGCGCAAGTTCCAAGATCTGAAACTCGTGGAGAAAGATCTTCCGGAACTGCGGCAGAGCGACCGGCTGACGCGGTCCTTCCGCAGTCCGGAACTGATCGAATCAGCTGCTACCGACCATATGCAGAACTGA
- a CDS encoding type I restriction-modification system subunit M yields MPPRKRATGQAELPGISSTKEIQDILWKAADKLRGSMDAAQYKEFVLGLVFLKYVSDAFAERRAELAADPELAEIPAHRREDFLEERDEYAEKNVFWVPPTARWDYIAENAGSAAEGVGKLIDDAMNQVMKANKALTGVLPKIFNRDNVDQKRLKELVDLISDARFTGHGDRPAQDVLGEVYEYFLERFARAEGKRAGEFYTPASVVRLIVEVLEPYKGRVYDPCCGSGGMFVQAEKFVLQRQGRDHIHDLAIYGQESNERTWRLAKMNLAIHGLDPKGIGDHWAFTNVDDKHPDLRADFVMANPPFNDNNWNPSPSDLKWRFGVPPKSSDNYAWLQHIVSKLGDRGSAGVVLSNGSMTSKLSGEGEIRAAMVDADLVACMVALPGNLFRTTTIPACLWFMAKDKSPQGAKALQDRRNEVLFIDARAVGTMLDRTERVFTDADLEKISDVYHAWRGTRSAKEKHLSYEDVPGFCSTASLEEIAKNDYVLTPGTYVGTVKVEEDPDAEPVEKRLARLTDELSGLFDESSRLDALVREQLARINV; encoded by the coding sequence ATGCCCCCGCGTAAACGCGCCACCGGCCAAGCCGAACTGCCCGGTATTTCCAGCACCAAGGAAATCCAGGACATCCTCTGGAAGGCCGCCGACAAGCTCCGCGGATCGATGGACGCCGCCCAGTACAAGGAATTCGTCCTCGGCCTGGTCTTCCTGAAGTACGTCTCCGACGCGTTCGCCGAACGCCGCGCCGAACTCGCTGCCGACCCCGAACTCGCCGAGATCCCCGCGCACCGCCGCGAGGACTTCCTCGAGGAGCGTGACGAATACGCGGAGAAGAATGTCTTCTGGGTGCCCCCGACCGCCCGCTGGGACTACATCGCCGAGAACGCCGGCAGCGCCGCGGAAGGCGTCGGCAAACTCATCGACGACGCCATGAACCAGGTGATGAAGGCCAACAAGGCGCTCACTGGTGTGCTGCCGAAGATCTTCAACCGCGACAACGTCGACCAAAAGCGTCTCAAGGAACTGGTCGACCTGATTAGTGACGCGCGCTTCACGGGTCACGGTGATCGGCCGGCGCAGGATGTGCTCGGCGAGGTCTACGAATACTTTCTCGAGCGGTTCGCCCGCGCGGAAGGGAAACGAGCCGGCGAGTTTTATACGCCCGCGAGCGTAGTCCGCCTCATCGTCGAAGTATTGGAACCGTATAAGGGACGCGTCTACGATCCATGCTGCGGTTCCGGCGGTATGTTCGTGCAAGCAGAAAAATTTGTACTTCAACGTCAAGGGCGAGACCACATTCACGATCTTGCAATATACGGTCAAGAATCAAATGAACGGACGTGGCGGCTCGCGAAAATGAATCTCGCAATTCACGGGCTGGACCCGAAAGGGATCGGCGACCACTGGGCGTTTACCAATGTGGACGACAAACATCCTGATCTCAGGGCAGACTTCGTCATGGCCAATCCGCCGTTCAACGACAATAACTGGAATCCTAGCCCAAGTGATCTGAAATGGCGCTTCGGTGTACCGCCAAAGTCCAGTGATAACTACGCCTGGCTGCAACATATCGTGTCAAAACTGGGCGACCGTGGATCTGCTGGTGTGGTGCTGTCCAACGGCTCGATGACCAGCAAACTGTCCGGAGAAGGAGAGATTCGAGCCGCGATGGTCGATGCCGACCTCGTAGCTTGCATGGTCGCTTTGCCGGGCAACCTGTTTCGGACCACAACTATCCCGGCGTGCTTGTGGTTCATGGCGAAAGACAAGTCGCCACAGGGGGCTAAGGCGCTCCAAGACCGCCGCAATGAAGTCCTGTTCATTGATGCCCGAGCGGTGGGCACCATGCTCGACCGGACTGAGCGGGTCTTCACCGATGCGGACCTCGAAAAGATCTCCGATGTATACCACGCGTGGCGCGGTACAAGGTCAGCGAAGGAGAAACATCTTTCATACGAAGACGTCCCTGGTTTCTGTAGTACTGCGTCTTTGGAAGAGATCGCTAAGAACGACTATGTGCTTACGCCAGGAACCTATGTCGGCACAGTCAAAGTGGAGGAGGATCCCGACGCGGAACCGGTGGAGAAACGCCTTGCACGGTTAACGGATGAGCTTAGCGGACTTTTCGATGAGTCCTCAAGGCTGGATGCATTGGTGCGTGAACAGCTGGCGAGGATCAATGTCTAG
- a CDS encoding type I restriction endonuclease subunit R — protein MTSNTPFGIGDKMTESTWEFLALDELMELSWRCLNGKGIAPGSGYRKSWDDLILHDELRAAIERLNPDLPPSAVDEALRIATDPSSTEAFPENKQAHAHLVSGIRLTYTDDFGAEQTPTVRLVQFTEPAENTYHAVDQVTIMDRDYSRRFDIVLYVNGLPMVVIELKSAADEHATLKDAHAQLATYVAEFPLAFRYNVLCLLSDGITAKYGTTFTPYEHFAPWNVDDEGRRVDTNSPDYDGQDALILALHGLFERERFLSLTANFVNFTTRTKRIAKPHQFFAVTAAVEAIVEASRSTGQAGVVWHTQGAGKSEEMVETAAQVSRHPSLNNPTIVVITDRNDLDDQLYDTFQDSQTLLGQAPRQVATREELRTELANNRVGGIYFTTLQKFGRTKEERDAGKDHPRLSDRRNIVVIVDEAHRSHYDNLDGYARHLRDALPYATFIAFTGTPITRAEANTYEVFGDEIDTYDLKRAVDDEATVRVYHEPRVIDVSLPPDVDPETIDEKANALTAEMDDAERRRAMHYAATMNTIYGAPERIATLADDLIEHWERRRELMRPQIGGPGKAMIVCATREICVRLFDALAERRPTWVNKEVDKGVMKIIYSGDLADPEHLRVHALRKSQQKVIQARAKDPDDELELLIVHSMLLTGYDAPPIHTLYMDRPMKGANLMQALARVNRRFRGKEDGLLVGYAPLTANLTKALAEYSASDREDKTLGAEIDRAITEVKNELDTIKGLLRPSNWEKLLADTTVPEPRRRTLRIVSNYLRSPATPGNQVDPGTKPLSTRFKESATRLDRYYRICASSREIAQRCEDLGNWRRDIAFFSEVRAWMIKLDAADREATGRPVTAEIRLYLQQLAASVVDADDITDLYEQAGIGRVDITDLNESQLRKLAQSDTPHLVIEALRRLIQQKMREVTKHNVIRHDSFAKRLEGLMDNYMRQQLDSAEMIARIAAIAKDILAEARRGERFDPPLNEAELAFYDAVANNDMQKLIKGGDTTLAEIARALVKDLNKHRSIDWLTREPVRAKLRTRIRRVLAKFDYPPEGELEALGLVLKQMETFAQKWALEDS, from the coding sequence ATGACCAGCAATACCCCCTTCGGTATCGGCGACAAGATGACCGAGTCAACCTGGGAGTTTCTCGCTCTCGACGAGCTCATGGAACTCTCCTGGAGGTGCTTGAACGGCAAGGGTATCGCGCCCGGCTCCGGGTACCGCAAGTCCTGGGACGATCTGATCCTGCATGACGAACTCCGCGCCGCCATCGAGCGCCTGAACCCCGACCTCCCTCCGAGCGCAGTCGACGAGGCCCTCCGTATCGCCACCGACCCGTCGTCCACCGAGGCATTCCCCGAGAACAAGCAGGCCCATGCCCATCTCGTCTCCGGTATCCGCCTCACCTACACAGACGATTTCGGCGCCGAACAAACCCCCACGGTCCGCCTGGTCCAATTCACCGAGCCGGCCGAGAACACCTATCACGCGGTCGACCAGGTCACCATCATGGACCGTGACTACAGCCGTCGCTTCGATATCGTCTTGTACGTCAACGGCTTACCGATGGTCGTCATCGAACTCAAGAGCGCCGCGGATGAACACGCGACGCTCAAAGACGCCCACGCGCAGCTCGCCACGTACGTCGCCGAGTTTCCTCTCGCCTTCCGCTACAACGTCCTGTGCCTGCTCTCCGACGGCATCACCGCCAAATACGGCACTACTTTCACCCCGTACGAGCATTTCGCCCCGTGGAATGTCGACGACGAAGGCCGCCGCGTCGACACCAACTCTCCCGATTACGACGGCCAGGATGCCCTGATTCTTGCGCTCCACGGCCTGTTCGAGCGCGAGCGCTTCCTCTCCCTGACAGCGAATTTCGTCAATTTCACTACCAGGACGAAACGCATCGCCAAGCCACACCAGTTCTTCGCCGTCACCGCCGCGGTCGAGGCGATCGTCGAGGCTTCACGCTCCACCGGCCAGGCCGGCGTGGTCTGGCACACTCAGGGCGCCGGTAAGTCCGAGGAAATGGTGGAAACCGCGGCCCAGGTCTCCCGCCATCCGTCGCTGAACAACCCGACCATCGTCGTCATCACCGACCGCAACGACCTCGACGATCAGCTCTACGACACCTTCCAGGACAGTCAGACGCTGCTCGGCCAGGCGCCTCGCCAGGTCGCGACTCGCGAGGAACTCCGCACCGAACTCGCCAACAACCGTGTCGGCGGCATCTATTTCACGACCCTGCAGAAGTTCGGGCGCACCAAAGAAGAACGCGACGCCGGCAAGGACCATCCCCGGCTCTCGGATCGCCGCAATATCGTGGTCATCGTCGACGAAGCGCACCGCTCCCACTACGACAACCTCGACGGTTACGCCCGCCACCTGCGCGACGCCCTCCCTTACGCCACTTTCATCGCGTTCACCGGAACCCCGATAACCCGGGCGGAGGCCAACACCTACGAGGTCTTCGGCGACGAGATCGACACCTACGACCTCAAACGCGCCGTCGATGACGAAGCCACCGTCCGTGTCTATCACGAACCCCGCGTCATCGACGTCTCCCTCCCGCCCGACGTCGACCCCGAGACCATCGACGAGAAGGCCAATGCCCTCACCGCGGAGATGGACGACGCCGAGCGCCGTCGTGCCATGCACTACGCCGCCACCATGAACACCATCTACGGCGCCCCGGAACGCATCGCCACCCTCGCCGATGATCTGATCGAGCACTGGGAGCGGCGCCGGGAACTCATGCGCCCGCAGATCGGCGGACCAGGCAAAGCGATGATCGTCTGCGCGACGCGCGAAATCTGCGTCCGGCTGTTCGACGCACTGGCCGAGCGGCGGCCGACGTGGGTGAACAAGGAGGTCGACAAGGGCGTCATGAAGATCATCTACTCGGGTGACCTCGCCGACCCCGAGCATCTGCGGGTGCACGCCCTGCGCAAGTCTCAGCAGAAGGTCATCCAGGCACGCGCCAAGGATCCCGACGACGAACTCGAACTCCTCATCGTCCATTCGATGCTGCTCACCGGCTACGATGCACCCCCCATCCATACCCTCTACATGGACCGCCCCATGAAGGGCGCCAATCTCATGCAGGCCCTGGCCCGCGTGAACCGCCGCTTCCGAGGCAAGGAAGACGGCTTGCTCGTCGGCTACGCCCCGCTCACCGCGAACCTCACCAAGGCCCTGGCCGAATACTCCGCCAGTGACCGTGAGGACAAAACCCTCGGCGCCGAAATCGACCGCGCTATTACGGAAGTCAAGAACGAACTCGACACCATCAAGGGCCTATTGCGACCCAGCAACTGGGAGAAGCTCCTCGCCGACACCACCGTTCCCGAACCCCGTCGGCGCACCCTGCGCATCGTCTCGAACTATCTACGCAGCCCAGCTACCCCCGGCAATCAGGTCGACCCCGGCACCAAACCCCTGTCCACCCGCTTCAAGGAAAGTGCCACCCGTCTCGACCGCTACTACCGCATCTGCGCGTCGAGCCGCGAGATCGCCCAACGCTGCGAGGACCTCGGCAACTGGCGCCGCGATATCGCCTTCTTCAGCGAAGTCCGGGCCTGGATGATCAAACTCGACGCCGCCGACCGGGAAGCGACCGGCCGGCCGGTCACCGCCGAGATCCGCCTCTACCTGCAGCAGCTGGCTGCTTCGGTGGTTGACGCCGACGACATCACCGACCTCTACGAGCAGGCCGGGATCGGACGGGTCGATATCACCGACCTCAACGAATCCCAGCTCCGGAAACTCGCGCAATCCGATACCCCGCACCTGGTGATCGAGGCACTGCGCCGACTGATCCAGCAGAAAATGCGCGAGGTCACCAAACACAACGTCATCCGGCACGACAGTTTCGCCAAGCGCCTCGAGGGCCTGATGGACAACTATATGCGGCAGCAACTCGACAGTGCCGAGATGATTGCCCGCATCGCCGCGATTGCCAAGGATATCCTCGCCGAGGCCCGCCGTGGCGAACGCTTCGACCCGCCCCTGAACGAAGCCGAACTCGCCTTCTACGACGCCGTTGCCAACAACGACATGCAGAAGCTCATCAAAGGCGGCGACACCACCCTGGCTGAAATAGCCCGCGCGCTCGTCAAGGATCTCAACAAACACCGTTCCATCGACTGGCTCACCCGCGAACCCGTCCGCGCAAAACTTCGCACCCGGATCCGCCGCGTCCTCGCCAAATTCGACTATCCGCCCGAGGGTGAACTTGAGGCCCTCGGCCTCGTCCTCAAACAGATGGAGACCTTCGCCCAGAAATGGGCCCTTGAGGACAGCTGA
- a CDS encoding TetR/AcrR family transcriptional regulator, with product MPRRSQEDRSRTTRTALEQAGRRLFTERGFAGTSAEQLVIEAGVTRGALQHHYGDKRGLFLAVLEQLETEITAEIERALQAVDPADILTATAVSLNAFLEICQRPEMVQIALFDAPAVLGWQAWRELEARHGLGLITTELERARDAGLITDTAVPVLAQLVLSAVSEAGLIVAHAADKEAARTQTQQSLLLLVGGLLRT from the coding sequence ATGCCACGCCGTAGCCAGGAGGATCGCTCCCGAACGACCCGGACCGCGCTCGAACAAGCCGGACGCCGGCTGTTCACCGAGCGCGGGTTCGCGGGCACCTCCGCGGAGCAGTTGGTGATCGAGGCCGGGGTCACCAGGGGTGCGTTGCAACATCACTACGGCGACAAACGCGGCCTGTTCCTGGCAGTGCTGGAACAGCTCGAAACCGAGATCACCGCCGAAATCGAGCGCGCTCTGCAAGCGGTGGATCCCGCGGACATCCTCACCGCGACGGCCGTCAGCCTGAACGCCTTCCTCGAGATATGCCAGCGGCCGGAAATGGTCCAGATCGCGCTGTTCGACGCGCCCGCGGTGCTCGGCTGGCAGGCGTGGCGCGAACTCGAGGCCCGCCACGGGCTCGGCCTCATCACCACCGAACTGGAACGCGCCCGCGACGCCGGCCTGATCACCGACACCGCCGTACCGGTCCTGGCCCAACTCGTGCTGAGCGCCGTCTCCGAGGCGGGTCTCATCGTCGCGCACGCCGCGGACAAGGAAGCCGCGCGCACACAGACGCAGCAATCGCTACTGCTCCTCGTCGGCGGTCTGCTCCGCACGTAA
- a CDS encoding alpha/beta fold hydrolase, whose amino-acid sequence MSNSNELGRSEVAELTGATIRYRDTGSGPPVVFVHGLLVNADLWRHVVPAVAAAGYRCLAPDWPLGSHSIPVPDADLTPTGVADLIAEFLEHLGLTDVTIVANDTGGAITQVLLARNPQRIGRVVLAAADSYESFLPQPFTLLPQFARFRGSARLMTELLRYRVIQRLPIALGWLSKRPVPAATVDSYLRPSRDSAAIRADLRRFLLHAHRRYTLDAATRFASVTVPVLAVWAREDKLFPVSFAERLVRDLPDAALELIDDSYTLIPEDQPELLTQRILEFTRLHATP is encoded by the coding sequence ATGTCGAACAGCAACGAGCTCGGCCGCAGCGAGGTCGCGGAACTGACCGGCGCCACCATCCGGTACCGCGACACCGGGAGCGGCCCACCGGTGGTCTTCGTGCACGGACTGCTCGTCAACGCGGATCTGTGGCGGCATGTGGTCCCCGCGGTGGCCGCGGCCGGTTACCGCTGCCTCGCCCCGGACTGGCCGCTCGGTTCACATTCGATCCCGGTGCCGGACGCGGATCTCACTCCGACCGGGGTAGCCGACCTCATCGCCGAATTCCTCGAGCACCTCGGCCTCACCGATGTCACGATCGTCGCCAACGACACCGGCGGCGCGATCACCCAGGTACTGCTCGCCCGCAACCCGCAACGGATCGGCCGCGTCGTACTCGCCGCGGCGGACTCCTACGAGAGCTTCCTGCCGCAGCCGTTCACCCTGCTGCCACAGTTCGCCCGTTTCCGCGGGTCGGCCCGGCTCATGACCGAACTGCTGCGCTACCGCGTGATTCAGCGGCTACCGATCGCGCTGGGCTGGTTGTCCAAACGCCCGGTCCCGGCCGCGACGGTCGACTCCTATCTACGGCCCAGCCGCGACTCGGCCGCCATCCGCGCCGATCTGCGGCGTTTCCTGCTGCACGCGCATCGCCGCTACACCCTGGACGCCGCAACCCGATTCGCCTCGGTGACCGTGCCGGTGCTGGCCGTGTGGGCCCGGGAGGACAAATTGTTCCCGGTGTCGTTCGCCGAACGACTCGTCCGCGATCTACCCGACGCCGCCCTCGAGCTGATCGACGATTCCTACACATTGATCCCGGAGGACCAGCCCGAGTTGCTCACCCAGCGGATTCTGGAGTTCACTCGGCTGCATGCCACGCCGTAG
- a CDS encoding TetR/AcrR family transcriptional regulator, which produces MPVAKGSTIDPARTRAAVIEAATPLLYARGIDGVGVAELSTRLGISKETLYRHFGTKDGLVRAVLEARSDKVVTWLTEAAAAAGEDPAARLTAVFRALGEWYREPAFRGCAMVNAASQHYDHAVRAITARHLDRCLELFIDIAARAGSAHPDVLGRQLLILMEGATTLAAYQGPDQVREQTCDAALSLLAATGRADPA; this is translated from the coding sequence ATGCCAGTAGCCAAGGGCTCCACGATCGACCCGGCCCGTACCCGTGCCGCCGTGATCGAAGCCGCGACCCCCCTGCTCTACGCCCGCGGGATCGACGGCGTCGGCGTAGCCGAACTCTCGACGCGGCTGGGCATTTCGAAAGAGACGCTGTATCGGCATTTCGGCACCAAGGACGGGCTCGTCCGGGCCGTGCTGGAGGCCCGCAGCGACAAGGTCGTCACCTGGCTGACCGAGGCGGCCGCCGCGGCCGGCGAGGATCCGGCCGCGCGCCTGACCGCGGTTTTCCGGGCACTGGGTGAGTGGTACCGCGAGCCCGCGTTCCGCGGTTGCGCGATGGTCAATGCCGCGTCCCAGCACTACGACCACGCGGTGCGCGCAATCACGGCGCGGCATCTGGACCGCTGCCTGGAGTTGTTCATCGATATCGCCGCCCGGGCCGGTTCTGCCCACCCCGACGTATTGGGCCGCCAGTTGCTCATCCTGATGGAAGGCGCGACGACCCTGGCCGCCTACCAGGGCCCGGACCAGGTCCGCGAGCAGACATGTGACGCCGCGCTTTCCCTGCTCGCCGCCACCGGCCGGGCAGATCCCGCCTGA